The following are encoded in a window of Vigna unguiculata cultivar IT97K-499-35 unplaced genomic scaffold, ASM411807v1 contig_500, whole genome shotgun sequence genomic DNA:
- the LOC114172241 gene encoding pectinesterase inhibitor 10-like, producing the protein METSAPPQHHRSNAPSSPWQQRTRASITPPPSPSSLAQNATVPPPSSTIATPFSSPPRSFSTTRQPWQPPRANQNTAISIFSAFLTTARRHSQPLQRTSAHGHHEQQRLFTTCSAAPSSREPVPPLHLQPSRPPEKPPRRRSSFHTNLALLCSQKSVRVKP; encoded by the coding sequence ATGGAAACCAGCGCGCCTCCGCAACACCACCGGAGCAACGCACCTTCTTCTCCATGGCAGCAGCGAACGCGAGCATCCATcacgccaccaccatctccatcGAGCCTCGCGCAGAACGCCACTGTTCCGCCACCATCTTCCACCATCGCGACGCCATTTTCATCTCCTCCGCGAAGCTTCTCCACAACGCGtcagccatggcagccaccgAGAGCGAACCAGAACACCGCCATCTCCATCTTCTCCGCGTTTCTGACCACCGCGAGGAGGCACTCACAACCTCTGCAACGCACCTCCGCGCACGGCCACCACGAACAGCAACGCCTCTTCACCACCTGTTCTGCAGCACCATCTTCGCGTGAACCAGTGCCACCACTGCACCTGCAACCATCGCGCCCACCGGAGAAGCCACCACGCCGTCGCAGCAGCTTCCACACGAACCTTGCACTTCTCTGCAGCCaaaagagtgtgagagtgaaaccctaa